Proteins found in one Xenopus laevis strain J_2021 chromosome 1L, Xenopus_laevis_v10.1, whole genome shotgun sequence genomic segment:
- the gal3st1.L gene encoding galactosylceramide sulfotransferase produces MNCVQSQGKLWRSIWKGLALGTLLTSFLILLYSYAAPPLSLSSTDNPVAFQCFASSPPIASRRLTNSSAKGTTQCQPQRNLLFLKTHKTGSSTILNILFRYGQKNHLRFAFPRGRNDFGYPDYFQRWQVEGYQPGACFNVICNHMRYQHSEVRSLLPQDATFVTVLRDPALLFESSFQYFARVIPLTWKLPGSNNMQKMEAFLHSPHRYYDSSGFNAHYLHNLQAFDLGYDNDVEDLNVKEVLVELDRRFHLVMLLEYFDESLLLLRELMCWEIDDILYFKLNARRDSGASRLSPEMYHLAHKWNTVDTLIYQHFNSTFWRRVEEYGSERMHHDVLELRRRNEELKNECIAGGGPVDSSNIVESGLQPWQPIGQKTIQGYNLKNNISPKHKQLCRNMLTPEIQYMSQLGADLWVTQLWGNIRSLIKW; encoded by the exons ATGAATTGTGTGCAGTCCCAAGGAAAGTTATGGCGCTCCATATGGAAAGGTTTGGCACTAGGGACCCTTCTCACCAGCTTCTTGATCCTCCTGTATTCCTATGCTGCGCCACCCTTAAGCCTCAGCAGCACAGA CAACCCTGTAGCATTCCAATGTTTTGCATCTTCACCTCCTATTGCCTCAAGACGACTCACAAATTCTTCTGCTAAAGGGACAACACAGTGCCAACCACAGCGCAACCTCTTGTTCCTGAAGACCCACAAGACTGGAAGTAGCACTATCCTTAACATTCTTTTTCGTTATGGACAAAAAAATCACCTTCGCTTTGCATTTCCCCGTGGACGGAATGACTTTGGCTACCCAGATTATTTTCAGCGCTGGCAGGTAGAGGGTTACCAGCCTGGTGCCTGCTTTAATGTCATCTGCAACCACATGCGTTATCAGCATTCTGAAGTAAGGTCACTTCTGCCACAAGATGCTACTTTCGTTACTGTACTCCGAGATCCAGCACTCCTCTTTGAATCCTCTTTCCAATATTTTGCCAGAGTTATTCCTCTAACGTGGAAGCTGCCAGGTTCTAATAACATGCAAAAGATGGAGGCATTCCTCCACAGCCCTCATCGTTACTATGATTCAAGTGGCTTTAATGCCCACTACCTGCATAACCTACAGGCTTTTGACCTTGGTTATGATAATGATGTGGAAGACCTCAATGTGAAGGAGGTGTTGGTTGAGTTGGATAGACGTTTCCACTTGGTCATGCTTCTAGAATATTTTGATGAATCTTTACTGCTTTTGCGTGAACTAATGTGTTGGGAAATAGATGATATACTCTACTTTAAACTGAATGCACGCAGAGACTCTGGTGCTTCCCGTCTGAGCCCTGAGATGTACCATCTGGCACATAAGTGGAATACTGTTGACACACTGATTTATCAGCACTTCAATTCAACATTCTGGAGAAGAGTTGAAGAGTATGGCAGCGAAAGGATGCATCACGATGTGCTTGAGCTCAGGAGAAGGAACGAAGAACTAAAGAATGAGTGCATTGCAGGAGGGGGGCCTGTTGATTCCAGCAACATTGTAGAGTCTGGACTACAACCCTGGCAGCCAATTGGGCAGAAAACTATCCAGGGATATaacttaaaaaacaatatttcaccCAAGCACAAGCAGTTGTGCAGAAATATGCTGACTCCTGAAATACAGTACATGAGCCAGCTTGGTGCAGATTTGTGGGTCACACAACTGTGGGGAAATATCAGGTCACTGATCAAGTGGTGA